In Chloroflexaceae bacterium, the following proteins share a genomic window:
- a CDS encoding sodium-translocating pyrophosphatase, translated as MQDLTPLQQYAVWTVLFISIFGIAYAFYLRSMILAQDKGTTKMQEVWGFIKSGANAYLSQQFRTISILIVILTFVLGASVFIIPPTREAIEHFGSPEAATLWVAIGRAIAFLMGSLFSYTVGFVGMNVAVEGNVRVAAASRKGYNPAMQIAYRAGSVTGMLTVGLGLLGGTLIFMVFGIAAPDALLGFGFGGSLIALFMRVGGGIYTKAADVGADLVGKVEAGIPEDDPRNAAVIADLVGDNVGDCAGMAADVFESFEVTLVSALILGLVLGDAVAGTIGDGNYDLRFIIFPLVLRAIGVVASVIGNLFVTTDERRRNAMAAMNRGFYIAAGLAIAGCVAATAVFMREPNGAIDWRPLWATVAGVALAIVLDKLTEYFTSTHYNPVKEVSRSSQSGAATNILSGLALGMESSVWAILVICGSILTSVIIFSGYSADPVVTFTAMLYGVSLTGIGMLLLTGNTISMDSFGPISDNANGIGEMAGLDKNARNVMDDLDAVGNTTKAVTKGIAIGSAVIAAVALYGSYLTDVNKVQQQLIEAGAQGVQLLTGINVSAPIVFIGLLIGGAVPFLFSSLTIRAVSRAASQIVAEVRRQFRIPGLMEGKVQPDYARAVTISTAAAQKELISLGIIAVMVPILVGFTLGVEALGGFLAGIILSGQLMAVFQANAGGAWDNAKKYIEEGNFGGKHSDPHKAAVVGDTVGDPLKDTAGPALNPMIKVINLVALIIAPMVVTINPGSPGVIIAMIICAVALFWAIWQSKREAQSLVEPTKAPAGAD; from the coding sequence ATGCAGGATCTCACACCACTACAGCAGTACGCCGTATGGACGGTGCTCTTCATCTCCATCTTCGGCATCGCCTACGCCTTTTACCTGAGGAGCATGATCCTCGCTCAGGACAAGGGCACGACGAAGATGCAGGAGGTCTGGGGGTTCATCAAGTCGGGCGCCAATGCGTATCTCAGCCAGCAGTTCCGTACCATTTCCATCCTGATCGTAATCCTCACGTTCGTGCTCGGCGCGAGTGTGTTCATTATCCCGCCGACGCGCGAAGCAATCGAGCACTTCGGCAGCCCCGAGGCCGCTACGCTGTGGGTGGCCATCGGGCGGGCCATCGCCTTCCTGATGGGGTCGCTCTTCTCCTACACTGTAGGCTTCGTGGGCATGAACGTGGCGGTTGAGGGCAACGTGCGCGTGGCCGCCGCCTCACGGAAGGGCTACAACCCGGCGATGCAGATCGCCTACCGCGCCGGCTCGGTGACGGGTATGCTCACCGTGGGTCTGGGGCTCCTGGGCGGCACGTTGATCTTCATGGTCTTCGGCATCGCGGCTCCCGACGCGCTGCTGGGCTTCGGCTTCGGCGGCTCGCTGATCGCGCTGTTTATGCGCGTGGGCGGCGGCATCTACACCAAGGCCGCCGATGTCGGCGCTGACCTGGTGGGCAAGGTTGAGGCAGGCATTCCCGAGGACGATCCCCGCAACGCCGCGGTGATCGCCGACCTGGTGGGCGATAACGTGGGCGACTGCGCCGGTATGGCCGCCGACGTGTTCGAGAGCTTCGAGGTGACCCTGGTCTCGGCGTTGATCCTCGGTCTGGTGCTGGGCGATGCCGTAGCCGGGACGATTGGCGACGGGAACTACGATCTGCGCTTCATTATCTTCCCCCTGGTGCTGCGGGCCATTGGCGTGGTCGCCTCGGTGATCGGCAACCTGTTCGTGACCACCGATGAGCGCCGCCGCAATGCCATGGCGGCCATGAACCGCGGCTTCTATATCGCTGCGGGCCTGGCGATCGCCGGCTGCGTGGCCGCGACGGCGGTGTTTATGCGCGAGCCGAACGGCGCGATTGACTGGCGCCCCCTCTGGGCGACCGTTGCCGGTGTGGCCCTGGCCATCGTGCTCGACAAGCTGACCGAGTACTTCACCAGCACCCACTACAATCCGGTGAAGGAAGTGTCGCGCTCCTCGCAGAGCGGCGCGGCCACCAATATCCTCTCCGGTCTGGCGCTGGGCATGGAGTCGAGCGTCTGGGCCATCCTGGTGATCTGTGGCTCCATCCTCACCTCGGTGATCATCTTCAGCGGCTATTCGGCCGATCCGGTGGTGACCTTCACGGCCATGCTCTATGGCGTCTCGCTCACCGGCATTGGCATGCTCCTGCTCACCGGCAATACGATCTCGATGGACAGCTTCGGCCCCATCTCCGACAATGCCAATGGCATCGGCGAGATGGCCGGGCTGGACAAGAATGCTCGCAACGTGATGGACGACCTGGACGCGGTGGGCAATACGACCAAGGCGGTGACGAAGGGTATTGCCATTGGTTCGGCGGTGATCGCCGCGGTGGCGCTCTACGGCTCCTACCTCACCGACGTGAACAAGGTGCAGCAACAGTTGATCGAGGCGGGCGCCCAGGGCGTGCAGTTGCTCACCGGCATCAACGTCTCAGCGCCGATCGTCTTCATCGGCCTGCTCATCGGCGGGGCCGTGCCCTTCCTGTTCTCCTCGCTCACCATTCGCGCCGTGTCCCGCGCCGCCTCGCAGATCGTCGCCGAGGTGCGCCGGCAGTTCCGCATCCCCGGCCTGATGGAAGGCAAGGTACAGCCTGACTACGCCCGCGCGGTGACCATCAGCACCGCCGCGGCGCAGAAGGAGCTGATCAGCCTGGGCATTATCGCGGTGATGGTCCCCATCCTGGTGGGCTTCACCCTCGGGGTTGAGGCGCTCGGCGGCTTCCTGGCCGGCATTATCCTCTCGGGCCAGTTGATGGCCGTGTTCCAGGCCAACGCTGGCGGCGCCTGGGATAACGCCAAGAAGTACATCGAGGAAGGCAACTTCGGCGGCAAGCACAGCGACCCGCATAAGGCCGCCGTGGTTGGCGACACCGTCGGCGACCCGCTTAAGGACACCGCCGGTCCGGCCCTGAACCCGATGATCAAGGTGATCAACCTGGTGGCCCTGATCATCGCCCCGATGGTGGTGACGATCAATCCCGGCAGCCCTGGAGTGATTATCGCCATGATCATCTGCGCCGTGGCGCTGTTCTGGGCGATCTGGCAGAGCAAGCGCGAGGCCCAGTCGCTGGTTGAGCCGACCAAGGCCCCCGCCGGGGCTGACTAG